One region of Elusimicrobiota bacterium genomic DNA includes:
- a CDS encoding acetate uptake transporter gives MAEPASVITLTDSTANPAPLGLLGFGMTTVLLNIHNAGFSGMDTMILAMGVFIGGIAQVIAGVMEWKKKNTFGTAAFTLYGFFWLSLVGLLVFPKMGLGDAPSAFAMGCYLTVWGVFTAVMFVGTLKLSRALRVVFGSLAALFFLLAFSDFSGSGGVKIFAGYEGVFCGLSAMYAALAQILNEVYGKTVLPL, from the coding sequence ATGGCCGAACCCGCTTCCGTTATAACTTTAACCGATTCCACCGCCAATCCCGCCCCGCTGGGGCTTTTAGGCTTTGGCATGACCACCGTACTTCTGAACATCCATAACGCGGGCTTCAGCGGCATGGATACGATGATCCTTGCCATGGGAGTATTCATCGGCGGCATAGCGCAGGTTATAGCGGGCGTCATGGAGTGGAAGAAGAAAAACACTTTCGGCACCGCCGCGTTTACCCTCTACGGATTTTTCTGGCTTTCCCTGGTCGGCCTGCTGGTTTTCCCGAAAATGGGCCTGGGCGACGCGCCCTCCGCTTTCGCGATGGGCTGTTATCTTACTGTCTGGGGCGTTTTCACGGCCGTGATGTTCGTCGGCACGCTGAAACTGAGCCGGGCGCTGCGGGTTGTTTTCGGTTCGCTGGCGGCGCTTTTCTTCCTTTTGGCTTTCAGCGACTTTTCAGGGAGCGGCGGTGTTAAAATATTTGCCGGCTATGAAGGCGTCTTCTGCGGGTTATCGGCCATGTATGCGGCGCTGGCCCAGATACTGAACGAAGTCTACGGAAAA
- a CDS encoding DHA2 family efflux MFS transporter permease subunit, producing MDPKSHQPGFWRPSHSPWLVAFSVLLTTFMQVLDTSVANVSLPHIAGGLSASTHEVSWVLTSYIVASAIVLAASGWLSSFIGRKRYMAISVAMFTVSSMLCGMAHSLPQLILARILQGIGGGGLQPMAQAILLESFPQEKRTQAMAAYGMGIIVAPIIGPILGGWITDNYSWRWIFYINVPIGIFGLIMQQMFLEDPPYLKRSTAATVDYFGLALMVIGLGAFQLVIDKGQDVEWFADLWIRAGTFIFALAMPLFAWWELRRQHPFMNLRLLKSRNLAIGTAIMAIQGAVMMGSTSMLPIFMQNLLGYPAFQSGLAMVPRGIGSMISMLIISRLVSKFGNRLMIVFGFLGLAITMLIFSGLNLSIARSNIMAPLFFNGLVMGFTFVPLTTLTMANIRQSDMQQASGIFSLLRNIGASVGISLMFTMQARMAQVHQSVLAANISPYGYQFQVWSAQVGRLVSNPMAAYGLAYKAVVVQSVMLSFMDCFRWLAYTAILAMPLIAFFKGTRHIKTQAEMSAMEV from the coding sequence ATGGACCCAAAAAGTCATCAACCCGGATTCTGGCGGCCCAGCCATTCGCCCTGGCTGGTCGCGTTCTCCGTGCTGCTGACCACGTTCATGCAGGTGCTGGACACCTCGGTGGCCAACGTCTCGCTCCCGCACATAGCTGGAGGGCTGTCCGCCTCCACGCACGAGGTGTCGTGGGTGCTCACCAGCTATATTGTGGCAAGCGCGATAGTGCTGGCCGCCTCCGGCTGGCTCAGCTCGTTCATAGGCCGCAAACGCTATATGGCCATCTCGGTGGCTATGTTCACTGTTTCTTCAATGCTGTGCGGAATGGCGCACAGTCTGCCACAGCTGATACTAGCGCGTATACTGCAGGGCATCGGCGGCGGCGGTCTCCAGCCGATGGCGCAGGCCATACTGCTGGAAAGTTTCCCGCAGGAAAAGAGGACCCAGGCCATGGCCGCTTACGGCATGGGCATAATAGTGGCGCCGATAATCGGCCCGATACTCGGCGGCTGGATAACGGATAATTATTCCTGGCGGTGGATATTCTATATCAATGTGCCGATAGGAATATTCGGGCTGATAATGCAGCAAATGTTCCTTGAGGACCCTCCTTACCTTAAACGGAGCACGGCGGCCACGGTGGATTATTTCGGCCTGGCGCTGATGGTTATCGGCCTGGGAGCGTTCCAGCTGGTGATAGACAAAGGCCAGGATGTGGAATGGTTCGCCGACTTGTGGATACGCGCCGGCACGTTCATCTTTGCGCTGGCCATGCCGCTGTTCGCCTGGTGGGAACTGCGGCGGCAGCACCCGTTCATGAACCTGCGCCTGCTGAAAAGCCGGAACCTGGCCATCGGCACGGCTATCATGGCTATACAAGGCGCCGTAATGATGGGGTCCACCTCCATGCTTCCTATCTTTATGCAGAATCTGCTTGGTTACCCGGCCTTCCAGAGCGGCCTGGCCATGGTGCCGCGCGGAATAGGCTCGATGATATCCATGCTCATAATAAGCAGGCTGGTTTCAAAGTTCGGGAACCGGCTCATGATAGTCTTCGGCTTCCTCGGCCTGGCAATTACCATGCTGATATTTTCCGGGCTCAACCTCAGCATCGCCCGCTCGAATATTATGGCTCCGTTGTTCTTTAACGGGCTTGTTATGGGTTTCACCTTCGTGCCGCTGACCACGCTCACTATGGCTAACATCCGCCAGTCCGATATGCAGCAGGCCAGCGGCATATTCAGCCTGCTCAGGAACATAGGCGCGAGCGTAGGCATCTCGCTGATGTTCACCATGCAGGCGCGCATGGCGCAGGTGCACCAGTCGGTACTGGCCGCCAATATTTCACCGTACGGTTATCAATTCCAGGTCTGGTCCGCCCAGGTCGGGCGCCTTGTTTCCAACCCTATGGCGGCTTACGGGCTGGCCTATAAAGCGGTGGTCGTGCAGTCGGTCATGCTCTCTTTCATGGATTGCTTCAGATGGCTGGCCTATACCGCGATACTCGCGATGCCTCTTATAGCGTTTTTCAAAGGCACCCGCCACATCAAAACCCAGGCTGAAATGTCGGCGATGGAGGTTTAG
- a CDS encoding HlyD family secretion protein, with protein sequence MTENITTTNPVPKRSRIKRPHWGVLITGGILVLAAAAAYWHYAQGHESTDDAAIETHVIPISAKVSGQIQTISVEDNQHVEKGAPLIEIDPRDYQVKLDQARAEFSAAKADAQRAAVDAERARQLFKQDDLSSQAFDKAVADAEVLKARALLAEKKTAAAELDLSYTRITAPEAGKVTKKNAEQRAYVQVGQPLLAIVMDDVWIIANFKETQLTRMHPGQKVTIEIDSFPSRDFKGHIDSIQSGTGARFSLLPAENATGNFVKVVQRVPVKIVFDEPVGDLMLVPGMSVVPTVHLK encoded by the coding sequence ATGACTGAAAATATTACCACCACGAACCCCGTTCCCAAAAGATCAAGGATCAAAAGGCCGCATTGGGGGGTGCTGATTACAGGCGGCATCCTTGTGCTGGCCGCCGCGGCCGCCTACTGGCATTACGCGCAGGGTCATGAAAGCACTGACGACGCCGCTATAGAAACGCATGTCATTCCTATAAGCGCAAAAGTATCCGGCCAGATACAGACCATTAGCGTGGAAGATAACCAGCACGTGGAAAAGGGCGCGCCGCTCATAGAAATAGACCCGCGCGACTACCAGGTAAAGCTGGACCAGGCCCGCGCCGAGTTTTCAGCCGCGAAAGCGGACGCCCAGCGCGCGGCTGTGGACGCCGAGCGCGCCAGACAGCTTTTTAAACAGGACGACCTTTCCAGCCAGGCGTTCGACAAAGCCGTGGCTGACGCCGAAGTGCTGAAAGCCAGGGCTCTGTTGGCGGAAAAGAAGACCGCCGCCGCTGAACTGGATCTTTCATACACCCGCATAACCGCGCCCGAGGCCGGCAAGGTCACAAAAAAGAACGCCGAACAGCGCGCCTATGTGCAGGTGGGCCAGCCGCTGCTGGCCATAGTGATGGACGACGTCTGGATAATAGCCAATTTCAAGGAAACCCAGCTTACGCGCATGCATCCGGGGCAGAAGGTCACTATAGAGATCGACTCTTTCCCAAGCAGGGATTTTAAAGGCCACATAGACAGCATACAGTCAGGCACCGGCGCCCGCTTCAGCCTGCTGCCGGCCGAGAACGCCACCGGCAATTTTGTGAAGGTGGTGCAGCGCGTGCCGGTCAAGATAGTTTTCGACGAACCCGTCGGCGACCTGATGCTGGTGCCCGGCATGTCCGTAGTTCCCACAGTGCATCTGAAATAA
- a CDS encoding TolC family protein: MKNIIFILFITPLLCAPVHAAPGLDITQSIDLALKNNLYVKLAAASGDAQRAAALAAAARLLPQVEFSLSQERTFKENLTALGFGAAPGGGAYLMGPFNTFDARLRLVASVLDLSSRGLARSKKEEEKIAALRLELVKEQVTAAAALAYLDVLRSAAAENSAAAGRDMAASLRTLAENKHYAGTATGLDVVRAKTREAEESLRVIRARTALEEARLRLKHILGLPLAEEISLTEELSFSPARPFDPGKAVNYALTARLEIAIAKTEVSAGEYVLDAAKGARLPSVNVSGSAAMSGQNPDNEVKLVGDVGISARLPLFAGGRIDAGIDAASALKTQSESRLNDASVQVEEEVRIAIYRLKASAEEVETASMTITLAEQELEMSRNRFSAGVGDNEELVNAQTALSRARDNRVDALSRHKEANIRLTLALGRMKDLKF, from the coding sequence ATGAAAAATATTATATTTATTCTCTTTATTACGCCGCTCTTGTGCGCGCCGGTCCACGCCGCCCCCGGGTTGGATATCACGCAAAGCATAGACCTGGCGCTGAAGAACAATCTTTACGTAAAGCTGGCCGCCGCCTCCGGAGACGCTCAGAGAGCCGCGGCACTGGCTGCCGCGGCCAGGCTTCTGCCTCAGGTGGAATTTTCGCTGTCGCAGGAGCGCACGTTCAAGGAAAACCTTACCGCCCTGGGCTTCGGCGCCGCGCCCGGCGGAGGGGCATACCTGATGGGCCCTTTTAACACTTTCGACGCGCGGCTGCGCCTGGTGGCGAGCGTTCTGGATCTTTCGTCCCGGGGCCTGGCCCGGTCTAAAAAAGAAGAGGAGAAAATCGCCGCCCTGCGGCTGGAATTGGTTAAAGAACAGGTAACAGCCGCAGCCGCCCTTGCCTACCTGGATGTTCTGCGCTCCGCCGCGGCGGAGAACTCGGCCGCCGCCGGACGGGATATGGCCGCAAGCCTGAGGACGCTGGCGGAGAACAAGCACTATGCCGGCACCGCCACCGGCCTGGACGTGGTAAGGGCCAAGACACGCGAGGCGGAAGAGAGTCTTAGGGTAATCCGGGCCCGGACCGCTTTGGAAGAAGCCCGCCTGCGCTTGAAACATATACTCGGCCTGCCTCTGGCCGAAGAAATAAGCCTTACAGAAGAACTGTCCTTTTCACCTGCCCGTCCATTTGACCCGGGCAAGGCGGTAAATTACGCGCTGACGGCACGGCTTGAAATAGCGATAGCGAAGACGGAAGTTTCCGCCGGAGAATATGTTCTGGATGCGGCAAAAGGAGCCCGCCTGCCCTCGGTAAATGTTTCCGGCTCGGCCGCGATGAGCGGCCAGAACCCCGATAATGAAGTCAAACTCGTCGGCGACGTAGGGATATCGGCCAGGCTGCCGCTTTTCGCCGGAGGCCGCATTGATGCCGGCATAGACGCGGCTTCAGCTTTAAAGACCCAGTCCGAAAGCCGCCTCAACGACGCGTCGGTGCAGGTGGAGGAGGAAGTAAGAATCGCCATTTACCGGCTTAAAGCCTCAGCGGAAGAGGTTGAAACCGCCTCGATGACCATAACGCTGGCGGAGCAGGAGCTGGAGATGTCCCGCAACCGCTTCTCCGCCGGGGTGGGGGACAATGAGGAGCTGGTGAACGCCCAGACCGCTCTGTCCCGCGCCCGGGACAACCGTGTGGATGCCTTGTCCAGGCACAAGGAAGCTAACATACGGCTGACGCTCGCGCTAGGCCGGATGAAAGATCTGAAGTTTTAA
- a CDS encoding MarR family transcriptional regulator produces the protein MAQHKFLLKNMPRGPGLDDLAAVYPETDASAMEVFSALLSMSAELLSAVNFTLAKHGISQARFRLLMRLRQAGWRGLHPRELAEKLGIERASVTGLIDGIERERLAKRLPFEGDRRSIMVALTPQGARLVDSLAPGRLRRVAKLMSCLSEAERKTLVSFLDKINSNIPAFRKI, from the coding sequence ATGGCACAACATAAATTCCTTCTCAAAAACATGCCTCGCGGCCCGGGTCTCGACGATCTGGCCGCCGTCTACCCGGAAACGGACGCTTCGGCCATGGAAGTTTTCAGCGCTCTGCTGAGCATGTCCGCCGAGCTCCTGTCGGCCGTGAATTTTACGCTGGCAAAGCACGGCATTTCGCAGGCCCGCTTCCGCCTGCTGATGCGCCTGCGGCAGGCCGGGTGGCGCGGCCTGCATCCCAGGGAACTTGCGGAAAAACTGGGCATAGAGCGGGCCTCGGTTACCGGCCTGATCGACGGAATAGAACGCGAGAGGTTGGCGAAACGCCTGCCTTTTGAAGGCGACCGCCGCTCCATAATGGTGGCCCTCACCCCGCAGGGTGCGCGTCTTGTGGATTCTCTGGCGCCGGGGCGTCTGCGCCGCGTGGCGAAGCTGATGTCCTGCCTGTCGGAGGCTGAACGGAAAACGCTGGTAAGCTTTCTCGACAAGATAAACTCCAATATACCCGCTTTCAGGAAAATATGA